From the Lathyrus oleraceus cultivar Zhongwan6 chromosome 3, CAAS_Psat_ZW6_1.0, whole genome shotgun sequence genome, the window aataaaatattttcttaTAAATGAAAATTCGCTCGTGCAATTTCAACAAAGCTTAATTAGTAACATTTAGCATTTTTGTTagtatttttatttaaaattaaaataatctAAACTATAAATATTTGTGAAGACTAAATATAATTCCAAAATAAAATATATGAAAATAATATTAATGTGAAAATAATGAGAAGTATAGATTGTTTACTAATCTTCATAATATTAATTTTTTAGGTAAAATCATGTCATAACTTTCTTTGAAAAATCTTAActcttataaaattgatttaatttaaaaagaaaatatgtcaaatttcaTATAATTATATATctttttcataatttattttgATAAGTAATTTTTTCTAAACGTATTTTAAAAACCAAACGAGGCtcttaatattttaatttaatcATTACAATAGTGATTACTGAttcaaaaattaataaaatttgCATAGCTCATTTCTTGAATTATCATGagttttaaaataataaaatgattGAAATTTTTAATATTAAGTATGATGATAAcaaattgaaaaatatttttacgaAATTCTCTTTTTATAAAACTTTAAAATATTAAGCGTGTCAGAAAAATATTTAAGAAAATACTCTTTTtataattaatatattaaaaatattttaataacaATATAATcattttaataaaattattttatataaaAATCTTTTTTTATGGAATGTTTATATATTAAGCTTAACAAAAGTAATTCAGGAAGGCGCTTCTTAATGTGAAGCTTTTAAATATTAAATCCTTTCTCTCTctttctatatatatatatatatatatatatatatatatatatatatatatatatatatatatatatatatatatatatatatatatatatatatatatatatatatatatatatatatatatatatatatatatatatatatatatatatatatatatatatatatatataaatctatttttatttctattaaatttatttattttatggttagattaataaatttaattaataacAATATGTTTTTCATAAACATATTCGACTAAGTTCTTAGAGCCTGAGATGTGAGGATCGTTGGTTCGACAAAACTCGATAAAATATATTGACATTGATTTTCaatattaaattatatttttagttttaaattttattttaaaagtTAAAAAGCTTTGCGCAACAACGAAAATACGCAGATACTGATTAATAGCGCGACAATGTGAGACTATATCTGATCAtaaaatttagatttttaatttCTAAAACAGCGGCAACGCTCTTTTAGTTAATTAGGACTTATCTGTTTTTAAAAATTGTTTCGAAATTGTAACTTGTTAAGCGACAGTAGGCAACTACGGTTTCGTAACATAACACGAGTTGCGCGAAAGTGAGTAGTgtttttaattataattaattattcTGTGCACTTGCAGATAGCAACATAACAACTTAGTATTTGTGGAGTTCCAAGATCCCCTCAAAAATACAGATCTTCACGTGGAGACTTTTCTTGAATAGATTAGCTACGAAGGAGGACCAACGGTTGAAGAGAGGTATTTTCCTTGGTGGTCTCGATCATTGTTGCGTTTTGTGTAGAATCTATGGAGAAACCTCATCTCATTTATTTATGAGTTACGTTTATGTTGTGAATGTTTAGAAGGGAAACGCTAGATAGATGGGATTTGAGTTGTTGTTAGATACTAATAGTCACGATTCCTTTATTTGCTTTGGTAAATCGTTGAGGAAGGAGATAGGTAACAAGCAAGGGAACATCATTTGGGCAACATCTTAATGATTTATTTGGATTGGTAGAGAAATGTCTTTTTCGGTTGAGGATCCTATCAATTTCATTAAATTTCATTCGTGGAGATGGATGTTTGTAGATTCTAGTTTGCCAATCTCTTCAGTATTTTATGATAGACTTAATTCTAGCAGATGTAACATTCCCGCTTCTCTTATTGTAAGGGTTTGAGTACCCTTGTGCTCGTCGTGTTATTAAAAAAAAACTACTTCCATTTGTATTTGTATGAGATATGTGAGCATTTGTTATTAAAGATATGACTCGAAAGGAAAAAAAACATATGCAGGCCATTGGGACTTTAGATGGAGTCATAAAAGACTAATAGCTAAAAAAAACACCATATATGGCCCATCCTCCTTTTTTTGTGGTAATATATGGCCCATCCTTTTTCTTGTGGTAATATATGGCCCATCCTTAGGCAAGTGGTATAAAACTAGAAAATCAATATAATTAATGGCACTAACTTAGTCATAAAAGACTAATCTTAATTTCTTTAATACTAATTCTGATTTTTACAACTTTCCAAAAACTTCTAAAATCctttcttatttttatttttatataatttcCCATATTCCCTTGCTCCAACCTAAAATAATGCAAAGACGTTCACGCCACTAACAACTTAATCCACCGAACTTGCCCCCAAGAACAGAAACACTACACCTCACGTGTGTGTTTTATTACCTATATGCGTAAGGCGTATATATAATATACCTCATACCCCATTTTCATTCATAAACCTCAAAATTTTAATATCCAATGTCATCGCCTTCTTCCTCCGGGGAACCAGCTCGAGATCTTCTCAACAAATGGAAAACCTTTCTCCTCCCCACCATCAAAACCGATAATGTCTTTCCATTCTTCAAACTGGGTCTCGCCATTTCCTGCATCTTCCTCATCTCCCATGTTGTCTTCCTTTTAATCTCTGACCAGAAACCACAAAACCATTTTAATCCATTAGTTCTAAAACAAATGTTCCAATCCGAAATCCCTAAAACCCTAACCCGAAATTCCAACGCAACCGAAGATCCTATTCCGATTCCAACCAACATCTCACACATCGTGTTTGGAATCGGCGGGACCTATTCAACCTGGGAGAATCGTCGCCATTATACCGAACTCTGGTGGAAACCTAATGTCACAAGAGGATTCGTCTGGCTCGATACCGCCCCGCCGAAAAACCAAACGTGGCCGAAAACATCTCCGCCGTACAAAGTCTCTGCCGATACGTCGTCGTTTAAATACACATGCGATTACGGTTCTCGTTCAGCGATCCGCATCGCGAGGATACTGAAAGAGACTTTTAATTTAGGGTTGGAGAATGTCAGATGGTTCGTCATGGGTGACGACGACACCGTATTCTTTCCGGAAAATCTTATTACGGTGTTGTCCAAATATGATCATAATCAATTGTATTATATTGGTGGAAATTCGGAGAGTGTAGAACAAAATGTTGTGCACTTTTACACGATGGGTTATGGTGGCGGAGGGTTTGCTATAAGCTACCCTTTAGCGGCGGAGCTGGTGATGATTTTGGACGGTTGTATTGACAGGTATGCCGATTATTATGGATCTGATCAGAAAATTCAAAGTTGCATCAGTGAAATTGGAGTTCAGATTACCAAAGAACCTGGCTTTCATCAGGTATTTTTCTTCTTAATTATCATACACTATGAATCCGATTTAATTCCCTATTAAGcaatattattatttttattttcccATAAActgtttattttttatttaattattagTCATAATTAACATTTTTGACCATCTGTTTTATCAAACTACACTTAAAGTATATTTAATgaatttttaattattaattacTAAATCATTCTTTTAACAAATATCTATAGAAGAGGTTAACTTACACCTATTTATTTTTTTAGAAGGCATGTTTTATATCATGTAACTTAGGTGTATtgaattatttttttaattaaacTTTTCTAAAATAATCCCTAGCACAAATTTTTCTATTTAATATTTTGTAGATCGGAAATTGTGTAAGGAAGTTTAATATGCAAtcttttatttatgttttattcATTGATGGAattttttattttagttaaaAAATCAAAACATGAAAAGTAtttattatcatatttttatGAATAATATAATTTATACCTTGAATAGAATTATATATTTATagaaaaaaatcaaataaattaaaGAAGTTCTTCTAATGTGAtgttaatttgatttttttttccaTGTTCAAgtaaatattaatatttttaatatcCCAATCCATTTTCAGCCAAAATAACTTTTAAAACAAGTTCCAACCTATCTCATCCCACTTCTAATTATTTACATgtaataaaatgaaattttgGCCATTAAACTAATATACTAAAACAAATACTTCTCTATTGTAAATAAAATATATAGTTTAACACTTAATATAAATGATGgttaaaataataattatttttttttgtaCAAAGAAAAATGCATGTTTTAATACATCctctttttttcttcttattttgGCAATATTATTCCTTTAATAGTTTTTTTATAAAAGTAGTACTCCCCTTGCTATTATAAGATATTATGTTTTTTCAATAACAAAAAGATGAAATCTTATCagattaaaaataaatgataTCTACTCATAATTAAAAGGAAATGCTAGCATACAgataaaaataaagaaaataaatattAGCACATGTTTTAATATACATTTTATTGAATTAAATTTTGCCATGTTTTCTGcttttattaaaaataattaaaatacaataaaatcTTTATAATAAAATGTATGTGAGAGGAACACATGTTCTCTTAAGATTTAAAGTACATGCATATTTTTAAAGCATGTGCTTTGTTTTATATGCATAATCTTATCCTATTATTCAGTCGACAGAGGGATGAACGTTTTCGATCTTCATTAGTTGTATTCTTGTTTTATTTTTCGTTATTGTGATGCTCTTTTCAAGTGTCTTCATATTAGAGAACTCTAATTTTGCCAtatttgttttttgttttttgtgatgTGATTTGTAGTTTTCTTTGCTGTTGATTTTCTTTCCGATCTAGGGATTGTTATCTCAAATTTTTATACTTTGATCGTTGAATCTCTcctttattctttttttttgtccTGATCTCGGGATTGTTATCTTgagtttatatatatatatatatatatatatatatatatattatatatatatatatatatatatatatatatatatatatatatatatatatatatatatatatatatatatatatatatatatatatatatcaaaaaATATATCTATCATATATATTTGCATATCTTTGTATAATtcatataaatatttttaaaataaattatttttttctttcttttctttaAAATATCTTTATATATATTTCTATCTCACAGAATAGTTAACATGTAATTAAACAAAGTTTTcattaaaaaattcaaaatattaattttaattaaaaattttacttttcaaataataataaataaataaagcttaaataatataatatatgTAGCTGTGTGAGTTTACAATATTTTTGACATTAAGGGTCTTGAATTTTCCCGTTTTATATGATGTTTGTTCATATTAGAGTCTCTACTTCATATAAATATAACTCTTAAGTGGTTTATTTTATGTGTATTTGATAAATAAATTtagatatttttattattttgtcaCTACAGGTTGATGTACATGGGAATCCTTATGGGTTATTGTCACCCCACCCAGTAGCACCATTGATTTCATTGCATCATTTAGACTACGTGGACCCAATGTTCCCAGATATGGATCGAGTAGAGGCACTTCAAAAGTTAGTTACAGCTTATAAATTGGATCCGGGTCGGACCGTCCAACCGAGTTTTTGCTATGATCACACCCGAAATTGGACAGTATCAATTTCTTGGGGATACAGTGCTGAGTTATATCCCTATTTTCCCACGGCCAAAGAACTTGAAACGCCATTCTTAACCTTCAAAACATGGAAGAGCTGGAGCGATGGCCCGTTTACATTAAATACCCGGCCCATTAGCTGGGATATATGTAAAAGGCCGCTAGTATATTTTCTAGAACAAATTGATCTGAATGACGACGGAAATAATACTCAGTCTAATTATAAAAGATACGCCAGTCCAATTCATTATGAATGTGAGAGTTCTGATTACGAGAAACCTTTAAAAATTCAATATATGAATGTATCGGCTCCTATATTTTCTGCTAACTTGTGGAACAAGGTAAGAAATTTTGCtttcatttcaattttttatgatccatttttattttttatgagCCATTTTGATGTCTAACTAGATTGAAATGTGGTGAGTAATCAGGCGCCACGTAGACAATGCTGTGAAGTAATGAACGGCTCAGATAGTGTGATCCAGGTCAAGGTTAGAGCATGTCAACAGTTTGAGAGTGTAACTCCTCATTAAGAATTTACAACACCTTGAAGAGAATGGAAGGAATTTATGAAGTCTTTAGTAAATGCAGACTCAAAAGGAGTATTGACTCAAGGGTCTGATGCAATAGGAGGATGAATTGATAGTTAATGTTCATTAGCAAGAGAATTCTTTAGATTTTTCTAAATATTCAACTCAACATGTGCACATATATTAAGTCATTTTGTAGCAAATGTGTTACTATGGAGATGATTTTTCCCAGAGATGATTACAATAGAGAGATTTAAAATTAAAATCTTTGGTTAAATTTTAAGATACTATTATCATTAAATTCAAATGTTATTGGGTTATTAGGTTAGATATCCGTATCATATCTCGAAGCATTATTTTTTcgaatttttttttttaatatccaaaaatttcaaaaaaatttcaaaaaaatttcaaaaatatccaatttttcaaaataattataCAAATGGCCAAAATTGACCATTTTTTACccttaggcgccaccctagttggcgcctacccttaatggggagggcaagtcgccactaggggtggcgcctatgcccaatccattttttttttatttttttttttttttttaatgtttttttttttttttttaatttttttttatttataaatttatgtTTTTTATTAAGTATATTAATTTATGTTCACACATATATTTTGtctaaatttttttatttatatatatatatatatatattaatttatatatatatattaatttatatatatatatatatatatattaatataatttataagtaattaatattatttgtaaatttttggaaaaaaaattaatttatatatgtataaagatatgatagacaatatttttaaagataaagataaagatataaagataataaacagaaaatatttttatttaaataatagacaaggcaaatattacaaagatatgattaatcacatatgatgcggtcccttgtacgatccgcacgggggaggtctagttactcgcctagacggttcacgtggtggtggtgcttccctattaccaccccttgccCTAACGCGCCCCCTTGCCGCTTGCCGTTGTGGTTcggtcgaagtcccttcagtgctgtaggaaagacgggtcccctctgcgccctcgaagctttgtctcggtgggacaaactgactactgctgggtgcgccctcgaattgtggtctttggtagtttagggttgaatcgggttggccaaagtgcaatgtttgttgtggtgtgtagtagtcctgttggtagtcctcttgtatacccgtgtcggggctaggtggaggactggaagagcttgGGAAATTGCCGTGTTGGAAttgttgggattggtggaagtagggggattgatattgtggtaggtgttgggactgttgatggtggtgggaatgttgagtttgttgttggtagtcttcatggtattgggattgagtttgtggtatgtattgttgatttggttggggggtggacatgtgttgtggttgttgttgttggtaatatggtggtggtggttgttgttggtaataaggtggtggtggttgttgttggtaaaatggttgtggtggttgttgttggtaataaggtggtggttgttgttgttgggaatattgtggtggttgttgttgttggaaatatggctgttgcatccggggatcgtccaaatagaacgggtcagacacaatcatttctggattggtatttgctctataccattccacatattcccttgtcggcttcatttcgttgggcgccaccggaaattgtagaacatagtgggcacggtctttccacatttttcgaaactccttagcaaattccttccaattttgggcataccactggtggctcACTTTTTTCAGATGCCAAGGTTCCATggacattggggggcctgggatgtcttgatgcattccgaattgaagcttgacacggtcactttggtgcatctccacagtggtgaaccgcattatggccgtttttgctgtccaaacagctgcatcttcggggtttggttgatgttccaatcccaaatatggcctccaaataaactgcaaagaaaaaagtaaatatgttatttatcgagaatgcatgacattaataaatcagttagaagttgagtgatttagtggtaatacatcctgtgctcggagacgatccaacagttgacgataaaatataattttatttttgggggtaagactgtaatccagtccggttgtaatgaacctaaacaaaaaaagataaataatattagttacaaatatttatagaataaatatacaaaatgaaataa encodes:
- the LOC127127591 gene encoding protein MAINTENANCE OF MERISTEMS-like; the encoded protein is MSLLTMGQEHRGTRANIASFDPKKFRQRSHPMPYPDPWCVPYIERAGFGHVMHVVNATIDAKFILALCERWRPETHTFHLPTGECTVTLEDVYMLLGLRIDGKPVTGNVQQPNQICVEMLGVDLVEGEGSAKARGQGIKLSSLQLYHDSITLTEESSEQEKVIKTRVYIMLLFGNLLFPEGTGNSINFMYLSLLGDIDRISTYSWGSAVLAFLYSSLCKNAQNEHCTFSGCAFLLQTWGWWRLPRLAPENPNDYSFPYATRFITTGLDYSLTPKNKIIFYRQLLDRLRAQDFIWRPYLGLEHQPNPEDAAVWTAKTAIMRFTTVEMHQSDRVKLQFGMHQDIPGPPMSMEPWHLKKVSHQWYAQNWKEFAKEFRKMWKDRAHYVLQFPVAPNEMKPTREYVEWYRANTNPEMIVSDPFYLDDPRMQQPYFQQQQPPQYSQQQQPPPYYQQQPPQPFYQQQPPPPYYQQQPPPPYYQQQQPQHMSTPQPNQQYIPQTQSQYHEDYQQQTQHSHHHQQSQHLPQYQSPYFHQSQQFQHGNFPSSSSPPPSPDTGIQEDYQQDYYTPQQTLHFGQPDSTLNYQRPQFEGAPSSSQFVPPRQSFEGAEGTRLSYSTEGTSTEPQRQAARGRVRARGGNREAPPPREPSRRVTRPPPCGSYKGPHHM
- the LOC127127590 gene encoding uncharacterized protein LOC127127590 — translated: MSSPSSSGEPARDLLNKWKTFLLPTIKTDNVFPFFKLGLAISCIFLISHVVFLLISDQKPQNHFNPLVLKQMFQSEIPKTLTRNSNATEDPIPIPTNISHIVFGIGGTYSTWENRRHYTELWWKPNVTRGFVWLDTAPPKNQTWPKTSPPYKVSADTSSFKYTCDYGSRSAIRIARILKETFNLGLENVRWFVMGDDDTVFFPENLITVLSKYDHNQLYYIGGNSESVEQNVVHFYTMGYGGGGFAISYPLAAELVMILDGCIDRYADYYGSDQKIQSCISEIGVQITKEPGFHQVDVHGNPYGLLSPHPVAPLISLHHLDYVDPMFPDMDRVEALQKLVTAYKLDPGRTVQPSFCYDHTRNWTVSISWGYSAELYPYFPTAKELETPFLTFKTWKSWSDGPFTLNTRPISWDICKRPLVYFLEQIDLNDDGNNTQSNYKRYASPIHYECESSDYEKPLKIQYMNVSAPIFSANLWNKAPRRQCCEVMNGSDSVIQVKVRACQQFESVTPH